The following are encoded together in the Stegostoma tigrinum isolate sSteTig4 chromosome 42, sSteTig4.hap1, whole genome shotgun sequence genome:
- the LOC125449429 gene encoding oocyte zinc finger protein XlCOF6-like isoform X2, with product MFNMESKSLVHIRDKPWKCGDCEEGFRSPSELETHRHNHTGERPFICPECGKGFTRSSNLLQHQRGHSGERPFTCPKCGKGFIYSTHLLRHQQIHVRDGLFSCSKCRKGFTRSSGLLQHQQVHTRKGPFTCSICGKGFTQFSNMLKHQRVHTEDRPFHCPECGKCFKGSGDLMRHQRVHTEEKPFLCSHCGSAFKRSEELTVHQRSHTGERPFSCAECGKRFTQSSALLTHQRIHTREKPFACSVCAKGFTDLSTFLKHQQVHTDKRPFKCSDCVKCYKSSRELLSHQRTHTDERPFKCSNCGKRYKSSGELMRHQRVHTDERLFRCNHCGAGFRQSYLLTVHQRVHTGEKPFTCSECGKRFTQSSTLRTHQRVHTGERPYTCSICGKGFTLSSDLLKHERTHTGERPFTCLECGKGFSDSSNLLKHQQIHTGERPFICSECGKGFTLSSDLLKHERTHTGERPFICPECGKGFSDSSNLWRHQRVHTGERPFICPECGKGFTRSPHLLKHQRVHTRERPFLCPECGKGFSDSSYLLTHQRVHTGEKPFPCSECGKAFSQISNLRAHQLVHTDERPFKCSQCEKSYKRRREVLTHQCIHTGERPFPCSVCGKRFVHSKNLLKHQRTHTGEKLLPAPSWESIYSVIPPAETPTSSQVTAGQASVAVVVLNETLPHITPASVSENLNSSSPVLGPSQNGNNVLFFYLN from the exons ATGTTTAATATGGAAAGCAAAAGCCTTGTTCACATTCGAGataaaccatggaaatgtggagACTGTGAGGAGGGATTCAGATCCCCCTCTGAGCTGGAAACTCATCGGCACAATCACACAGGAGAGAGGCCGTTCATCTGCCccgagtgtgggaaaggattcactcgctCATCCAACCTGCTGCAACACCAGCGAGGTCACTccggagagaggccattcacctgccccaagtgtgggaagggattcatttaTTCAACCCATCTGCTGAGACATCAGCAAATTCACGTGAGGGACGGACTGTTCAGCTGCTCCAAGTGCAGAAAGGGATTCACTCGCTCATCAGGGCTGCTACaacaccaacaggttcacaccAGGAAggggccattcacctgctccatatgtgggaagggattcactcagttcTCCAACATGCTGaaacatcagcgagttcacactgaggACAGACCTTTTCACTGCCCAGAGTGTGGAAAGTGCTTTaaaggttctggggacctgatgcgccaccaacgtgttcacactgaggagaaaCCATTCCTGTGTTCTCACTGCGGCTCTGCATTCAAACGGTCAGAGGAGCTCACTGTGCACCAGCGAAGCCACACCGGAGAGAGACCGTTCAGCTGCGCTgagtgtgggaagagattcactcagtcatctgcACTGCTGACACACCAGCGCATTCACACTAGGGAGAAGCCATTCGCCTGCTCAGTTTGTGCAAAGGGTTTCACTGATTTATCAACTTTTCTgaaacaccagcaagttcacactgacaagagaccATTTAAATGTTCAGATTGTGTTAAGTGCTATAAAAGTTCCCGGGAACTGCTGTCCCATCAACGCACTCATACGGATGaaagaccttttaaatgctcaaACTGTGGGAAACGCTAtaaaagttctggggaactgatgcgccatcaacgtgttcacactgacgagagacTATTTAGGTGcaatcactgtggggctgggttcaggcAATCATATCTACTCACAGTACACCAGCGAGtgcacactggggagaaaccattcacctgctctgagtgtgggaagagattcactcagtcatccaccCTGAGGACGCACCagagagttcacactggggagag gccgtacACCTGCTCAATTTGTGGAAAGGGATTTACTCTGTCATCTGATCTTCTGAAACATGAACGcactcacactggggagaggccattcacctgcctcgagtgtgggaagggattcagtgACTCATCAAACCTGTTgaaacaccagcaaattcacactggggagaggccattcatctgctctgagtgtgggaagggattcactctgTCATCTGACCTTCTGAAACATGAACGcactcacactggggagaggccgttcatctGCCCTgaatgtggaaagggattcagtGACTCATCTAACCTGTGGAGACATcaacgagttcacactggggagaggccattcatctgccccgagtgtgggaagggattcactcgatcaCCCCATTTGCTgaaacaccagcgagttcacactcgGGAGAGACCATTCCTCTGCcccgagtgtgggaagggattcagtgactcatcctacctgctgacacaccagcgagttcacactggggagaagccattcccATGCTCTGAGTGTGGCAAGGCATTCTCTCAGATATCCAACCTCAGGGCACACCAACtggttcacactgatgagagacctttCAAATGTTCGCAGTGTGAGAAGAGCTATAAACGAAGACGTGAAGTGCTCACTCACCAatgcattcacactggggagaggccattcccctgctctgtgtgtgggaaacgATTTGTCCATTCAAAAAACCTTCTGAAACACCAGCGAACACATACTGGTGAGAAGTTGTTACCTGCTCCTTCATGGGAAAGCATTTACTCAGTCATcccacctgctgagacaccaacgAGTTCACAAGTGACTGCAGGGCAGGCATCTGTTGCTGTTGTTGTTCTTAATGAAACTTTGCCTCACATCACCCCTGCATCAGTTTCTGAAAACCTTAACTCTAGCTCCCCAGTCCTTGGACCATCACAGAATGgaaacaatgttttatttttctaccTCAACTAA
- the LOC125449429 gene encoding zinc finger protein 239-like isoform X1, whose translation MDRHEVTCTVEKPWKCVDCGKGFKYPSLLETHQRSHTGERPYTCSICGKGFTLSSDLLKHERTHTGERPFTCLECGKGFSDSSNLLKHQQIHTGERPFICSECGKGFTLSSDLLKHERTHTGERPFICPECGKGFSDSSNLWRHQRVHTGERPFICPECGKGFTRSPHLLKHQRVHTRERPFLCPECGKGFSDSSYLLTHQRVHTGEKPFPCSECGKAFSQISNLRAHQLVHTDERPFKCSQCEKSYKRRREVLTHQCIHTGERPFPCSVCGKRFVHSKNLLKHQRTHTGEKLLPAPSWESIYSVIPPAETPTSSQVTAGQASVAVVVLNETLPHITPASVSENLNSSSPVLGPSQNGNNVLFFYLN comes from the coding sequence ATGGACAGACATGAGGTCACTTGCACCGTGGAGAAACCCTGGAAATGCGTGGATTGTGGAAAAGGATTCAAGTACCCATCCCTGCTGGAAACTCAtcaacgcagtcacactggggagaggccgtacACCTGCTCAATTTGTGGAAAGGGATTTACTCTGTCATCTGATCTTCTGAAACATGAACGcactcacactggggagaggccattcacctgcctcgagtgtgggaagggattcagtgACTCATCAAACCTGTTgaaacaccagcaaattcacactggggagaggccattcatctgctctgagtgtgggaagggattcactctgTCATCTGACCTTCTGAAACATGAACGcactcacactggggagaggccgttcatctGCCCTgaatgtggaaagggattcagtGACTCATCTAACCTGTGGAGACATcaacgagttcacactggggagaggccattcatctgccccgagtgtgggaagggattcactcgatcaCCCCATTTGCTgaaacaccagcgagttcacactcgGGAGAGACCATTCCTCTGCcccgagtgtgggaagggattcagtgactcatcctacctgctgacacaccagcgagttcacactggggagaagccattcccATGCTCTGAGTGTGGCAAGGCATTCTCTCAGATATCCAACCTCAGGGCACACCAACtggttcacactgatgagagacctttCAAATGTTCGCAGTGTGAGAAGAGCTATAAACGAAGACGTGAAGTGCTCACTCACCAatgcattcacactggggagaggccattcccctgctctgtgtgtgggaaacgATTTGTCCATTCAAAAAACCTTCTGAAACACCAGCGAACACATACTGGTGAGAAGTTGTTACCTGCTCCTTCATGGGAAAGCATTTACTCAGTCATcccacctgctgagacaccaacgAGTTCACAAGTGACTGCAGGGCAGGCATCTGTTGCTGTTGTTGTTCTTAATGAAACTTTGCCTCACATCACCCCTGCATCAGTTTCTGAAAACCTTAACTCTAGCTCCCCAGTCCTTGGACCATCACAGAATGgaaacaatgttttatttttctaccTCAACTAA
- the LOC125449428 gene encoding zinc finger protein OZF-like yields MQDPARDFKIEDNEIISEFQRVPQGEELQSGFTDPAAPQDLMEASNLSQSECYLILNMEGKSTVHSEEKHYMKRYMCSVCGQDFSESSSLSKHKCSGPGEKPWKCRVCEMEFSNESELELHRHSHIEETQWKGGDCDEGFRSLPELETHQHSHTGERPFMCSECGKGFIRSSHLTTHQRVHTGERPFKCTDCGKCYKCSGELLSHQRVHTEERPFRCPHCGKGFKTSSEVIVHQRIHTGERPFTCSVCGKGFTRSSHLTIHQRVHTEERPFQCPDCGKCFKSSRELMRHRRVHTDERPFKCSHCGTGFRQSYHLTEHQRIHTGERPFKCPDCGKFYKSSGDLMSHQRVHTDEKPFRCSYCGAGFKQSSQLTVHQRIHTGERPFTCSICGKGFIRSSQLATHQRVHTEERPFNCSICGKCFKSTQEVMTHQRVHTEERPFKCSDCEKCYKTSGDLMSHQRVHTSERPFRCSHCGIGFKHSSHLTVHQRIHTGDRPFKCPDCGKSYKSSGYLMIHQRVHTQERPFRCSHCGTAFKQPSHLTLHQRIHTGERPFACTECGKGFTRKALLLSHQRVHTQL; encoded by the exons ATGCAGGATCCAGccagagattttaaaattgaagacaatgaaattatatcAGAG TTTCAGAGGGTACCACAGGGGGAGGAATTACAGTCAGGGTTCACAgatccagcagcacctcaggatcTGATGGAGGCTTCCAATTTATCTCAATCAGAATGTTATTtgattttgaacatggaaggaaagAGTACAGTTCATAGTGAAGAGAAACACTATATGAAACGCTATATGTGTTCTGTCTGTGGACAAGACTTCAGCGAATCATCTAGTCTGTCAAAACACAAGTGCAGTGGCCCTggggagaaaccatggaaatgtagGGTCTGTGAGATGGAATTCAGCAACGAATCTGAGCTGGAACTCCACCGACACAGTCACATTGAAGAGACACAGTGGAAAGGCGGGGACTGTGATGAAGGTTTCAGATCTCTGCCTGAGCTGGAGACTCATCAGCAcagtcacaccggggagaggccattcatgtGCTCCGAGTGTGGAAAGGGATTTATTCGGTCATCTCACCTCACGAcccaccagcgagttcacactggggagagaccttttaaGTGCACAGACTGCGGGAAGTGCTAtaaatgttctggggaactgcTGTcgcatcaacgtgttcacactgaggagagaccATTCAGATGCCCTcactgtgggaaaggattcaagaCATCATCTGAAGTCATTGTACACCAGAGAATTCAtactggggagaggccgttcacctgcagtgtgtgtgggaagggattcactcggtcATCCCACCTCACAATTCACcagcgagtccacactgaggaGAGACCTTTTCAATGCCCAGACTGCGGGAAGTGTTTTAAAAGTTCCAGGGAACTGATGCGTCATCGACGTGTTCATACTGATGAGAGACCGTTCAAATGCTCTCACTGTGGGACTGGGTTCAGACAATCATATCACCTGACTgaacaccagcgaattcacactggggagagaccttttaaatgtccagaCTGTGGGAAATTCTATAAAAGTTCTGGGGACCTAAtgtcccatcaacgtgttcacactgatgagaagCCATTCAGGTGCTCCTACTGTGGGGCTGGATTCAAGCAATCATCTCAACTCACTGTCCACCAACGAATTCAtactggggagaggccgttcacctgctctatatgtgggaagggattcattcgaTCATCCCAACTCGCAACACACCAGCGAGTGCACACTGAAGAGAGACCTTTTAATTGTTCAATCTGCGGGAAATGCTTTAAAAGTACTCAGGAAGTGATGacccatcaacgtgttcacactgaggagagaccttttaaatgctcagATTGTGAAAAGTGCTATAAAACATCTGGGGATCTGATGTctcatcaacgtgttcacacttctgaaagaccattcaggtgctctcactgtgggatTGGGTTCAAACATTCTTCTCACCTCACCgtacaccagcgaattcacactggggaccGGCCTTTTAAATGTCCAGACTGTGGAAAGTCCTACAAGAGTTCTGGCTATCTGATGatccatcaacgtgttcacactcaAGAGAGACCATTCAGATGCTCTCACTGTGGGACAGCATTCAAGCAGCCATCTCACCTCACACTacaccagagaattcacactggggagaggccattcgcctgcactgagtgtgggaagggattcactcggaAAGCCCTCCTGCTCAgtcaccagcgagttcacacgcAACTATAA